The DNA sequence TAAAGGGGATCGATACCACTTTGCCTCCTTCTTTTTCAACCAGGTCTTTCCCGATAATTCCCTTGATTTCCCAGTCGCCTCCTTTGACTAAAACATTGGGTTTGAGAAGAGAAATCAACCGGTAAGGATCCGGTTCGTCAAATGTCGTTGCATAATCCACACATTCTAATCCCGCGAGCATTTCCAGGCGGTCGTGTTGCGGCGATAATGGGCGCCTGTCCCCCTTTAATTTTTTTACCGATTCATCGCTGTTAATTCCGATCATTAAAAAATCGCCGAGCTGTTTTGCCCTGATTAAATAATGAAGATGTCCGGGATGAAGAAGGTCAAAACAGCCATTCGTAAAAACAATGGTTTTCCCGCGCTTTTTCAGATCAGCGCAGATTTCTGATAATTCTTTTTCGGATTTTATTTTGCGGTTAAGATTCACTGGAAGCCAGAGATTCGATGATGCCGGCAGCAAGGAGAGGAACCATTATTTCGTGGTGTCCGGTGAGGCGGTACCCTTTTCCTCCCTGCAGGGTGGGCCGCGTGACGACATTCGTAACCGGCCGGTAATGTTGTAAAAAATCCATGTTAACGGTTGTAAAATGGTCGACTTGATGCTTGAGATTCCGGGCAATGGTTAATGCCTTTAAAAAGACCTCGGGCATAATGACGGAAGAGCCGATATTCAGATAGACTCCCCCTTCCAGCTGGCTGACGACCGATGTTAAACGATGAAAATCCCTTAAAGATCCCTCGCCGATAGAGGCGCCGTCGGCCGAAGGATGCATGTGAATAATATCTGTCCCAACGGCCACGTGGATCGTCACGGGGATTCCCAGCCTGGCTCCGGCAGCCAGAAGACTATTGCCGCGGTATGGAAACTTCTCGGATAAAAGCTCATTTCCAATGGCCTCGCCTATTCCGTACCCCTTTTTCACGCCATCCGAAATCATTTCGTTTAATATCCGGCCGGTTTCCTCAGCCATTCCAAAAGTCCCGGAGCCCAGTTCCGCGGCGACATCTTCTGATGTGTGCCCGATGAAGGCTAGTTCAAAATCATGAATGATTCCCGCGCCGTTCATCGAAAGGGAATTAATGACCCCTTTTTCCATCAGGTCTATTAACACGGGGTTTAACCCGACTTTGATGGGGTGAGCTCCCATTCCGACCATGACGATGTTTCCTTCACGGTGGGCCTTAACGATGGCGGAAATAATTTCTTTCAGATCGCCGGCGGCTAAAATCGGCGGAAGCTGATTTAAAAAGCTCCGAAACGAATTTCCGGCGCGGTGAGGAACGGCTTCATCATCGAGCTTAACCTTGCTTTTCCGGTTTTGGATAGAGTAGGTTTTGACCTTTTTAAAGTCAATCGGGGGAAATTTTTTCATTGAGAGGGTTCTGTGATCTCAGGGTTGCTTAAGCGATCCGTATAATAATTCATCAACCAGTTCACAGATGACATGTCCGAGCGTGATATGGGTCTCCTGGATTCTGGCCGTGCTGGCAGACGGGACGATAAACGCCAGGTCCGACAAAGAGGCGAGTTTCCCCCCTGTCCCTCCGGTTAACCCGATCGTTTTAATTCCCTTTTCTTTCGCGGCCAAGACGCCTTTAATCACATTGGGAGAATTTCCGCTTGTGCTGATCGCAAAAGCAATATCACCGGCTTCTCCAAGCGTTCGAATCTGGCGGGAAAAAATCTCGGAATAATCATAATCATTGCTGATACTGGTGATGACGGCCATATCGGTTGCCAGAGCAAGCGCGGGAAGACCGGGGCGCTCGATTTTAAACCGGTTTACGAATTCCGCCGCAAGATGAGAAGCGTCACAGGCGCTTCCACCGTTTCCAAAAAACAGGAGTTTTTGGCCTTTTTTTAAGGCTTCTACAGTTTTCTGAACGGCCTGAACGATTTTATCAGCAGACCCATTGACAAAATCTTTTTTGGTTTCAATACTGTTGTCAAAAAGGTCGCGGACTTTTTGATGAAGAATTTCCATAAGAGAAGGGCTTCTAATCTGACTCGGGCTCTGAATTTCCATGTTTATGAGTGACTTTATCCTCATCAAACATGTCCTGCAATTCCTCTTCTAAAAGTTCCGCTTCGTTCGGCACTTTAATCAGGGGAATAGAAAGCGATATCGGTTTTTTGGGAGGTTGCTCCCCCTTTTTTGGTTCTTCCGGCATGGAGACCCCTTTCTAATTAAGTCTATTTTAAATATGATGGTCTCGTAAAAAGTCAGCATACTGGAATCAGATGAAAATATTGATCAGAAAACTCATATTTCCCTTTATTTTCAAGGGTTTTTGTGGTAAAAAGCTTCTTAATTCCACACTGTTTAAGGAGCCATCGTGATTTAT is a window from the Nitrospirota bacterium genome containing:
- a CDS encoding SIS domain-containing protein, with the protein product MEILHQKVRDLFDNSIETKKDFVNGSADKIVQAVQKTVEALKKGQKLLFFGNGGSACDASHLAAEFVNRFKIERPGLPALALATDMAVITSISNDYDYSEIFSRQIRTLGEAGDIAFAISTSGNSPNVIKGVLAAKEKGIKTIGLTGGTGGKLASLSDLAFIVPSASTARIQETHITLGHVICELVDELLYGSLKQP
- the rfaE2 gene encoding D-glycero-beta-D-manno-heptose 1-phosphate adenylyltransferase, producing the protein MNLNRKIKSEKELSEICADLKKRGKTIVFTNGCFDLLHPGHLHYLIRAKQLGDFLMIGINSDESVKKLKGDRRPLSPQHDRLEMLAGLECVDYATTFDEPDPYRLISLLKPNVLVKGGDWEIKGIIGKDLVEKEGGKVVSIPFTPGYSTTKLIEKIVARCGKTE